A genomic segment from Blastococcus sp. PRF04-17 encodes:
- the rpsJ gene encoding 30S ribosomal protein S10, whose translation MAGQKIRIRLKAYDHEAIDASARRIVETVTKTGARVVGPVPLPTEKNVYAVIRSPHKYKDSFEHFEMRTHKRLIDILDPTPKTVDALMRIDLPASVDVNIQ comes from the coding sequence ATGGCGGGACAGAAGATCCGCATCCGGCTGAAGGCCTACGACCACGAGGCGATCGACGCCTCGGCGCGGCGCATCGTGGAGACGGTCACCAAGACCGGAGCGCGTGTGGTCGGCCCGGTGCCTCTGCCGACGGAGAAGAACGTGTACGCGGTGATCCGTTCGCCGCACAAGTACAAGGACTCGTTCGAGCACTTCGAGATGCGCACGCACAAGCGGCTCATCGACATCCTCGACCCGACGCCGAAGACGGTCGACGCGCTCATGCGCATCGACCTGCCGGCCTCGGTCGACGTCAACATCCAGTAA
- the rplD gene encoding 50S ribosomal protein L4 has translation MTSTATETEQTRTDRQVDVRTPAGEISGSVTLPGALFDASANVSLMHQVVVAQLAAARQGTHATKTRGKVSGGGAKPYRQKGTGRARQGSTRAPQFTGGGTVHGPQPRDYAQKTPKKMKAAALRGALSDRAREGRVHVVSAFVEGDAPKTKAALATLNAVTQAKRVLVVLDRDDVLNWVSLRNAPQVHLIEAGQLNTYDVLVSDEVVFTETALAEFVEGRTGSGATKPDLATRETPGGVPSIAPAEGEGTVETAAEAPPRRRRRRRLRPRRPRRAPRRRPPRRRRPRTRRRRRRRRRPPTRPPRPRSSRPSPPTPALTRPHPARTAPPTPPRRRHERPRPRDVLLAPVISEKSYGLLDENQYTFVVLPEANKTQIKIAVEQIFNVKVLGVNTINRQGKRKRSRGTKLGKRKDTKRAIVSLAPGDRIEIFGGPGA, from the coding sequence GTGACCAGCACGGCAACCGAGACGGAGCAGACGCGCACCGACCGCCAGGTCGACGTCCGCACCCCGGCGGGGGAGATCTCCGGCAGCGTGACGCTTCCCGGCGCGCTCTTCGACGCCAGCGCGAACGTCTCCCTGATGCACCAGGTCGTGGTGGCCCAGCTGGCCGCGGCCCGCCAGGGCACACACGCCACGAAGACCCGCGGCAAGGTCAGCGGTGGTGGCGCCAAGCCGTACCGGCAGAAGGGCACCGGCCGCGCCCGTCAGGGCTCGACCCGCGCGCCGCAGTTCACCGGTGGTGGCACGGTCCACGGCCCCCAGCCCCGCGACTACGCGCAGAAGACGCCCAAGAAGATGAAGGCCGCCGCCCTGCGCGGCGCCCTCTCCGACCGCGCCCGCGAGGGCCGGGTGCACGTCGTCTCCGCCTTCGTCGAGGGCGACGCGCCGAAGACCAAGGCCGCCCTGGCGACGCTGAACGCGGTCACGCAGGCCAAGCGGGTGCTGGTCGTCCTGGACCGGGACGACGTCCTGAACTGGGTCAGCCTGCGCAACGCGCCGCAGGTGCACCTCATCGAGGCCGGGCAGCTGAACACCTACGACGTGCTGGTCTCCGACGAGGTGGTCTTCACCGAGACCGCGCTCGCGGAGTTCGTCGAGGGCCGCACGGGCTCCGGTGCCACCAAGCCGGACCTCGCGACCCGCGAGACCCCCGGTGGCGTGCCGTCGATCGCGCCCGCCGAGGGCGAGGGCACCGTCGAGACCGCTGCCGAGGCGCCGCCAAGAAGGCGGCGGCGAAGAAGGCTCCGGCCAAGAAGGCCGCGGCGGGCACCGAGGAGGCGGCCGCCGAGAAGGCGCCGGCCAAGAACGCGCCGGCGAAGAAGGCGGCGCCGGCGTCCGCCGACGAGGCCGCCAAGGCCCCGGTCGAGCAGGCCGTCGCCGCCAACGCCGGCCCTGACGCGACCGCACCCAGCGAGGACGGCACCACCGACACCACCGAGGAGAAGGCATGAGCGTCCGCGACCCCGGGACGTCCTGCTCGCCCCGGTCATCTCGGAGAAGAGCTACGGGCTGCTCGACGAGAACCAGTACACGTTCGTCGTGCTGCCCGAGGCCAACAAGACGCAGATCAAGATCGCGGTCGAGCAGATCTTCAACGTGAAGGTCCTCGGCGTGAACACGATCAACCGTCAGGGCAAGCGCAAGCGCAGCAGGGGCACGAAGCTGGGCAAGCGCAAGGACACCAAGCGCGCCATCGTGTCGCTCGCCCCCGGTGACCGCATCGAGATCTTCGGCGGCCCGGGCGCCTGA
- the rplC gene encoding 50S ribosomal protein L3: MASTFRGLLGEKLGMTQVFDENNRLVPVTVVKAGPCVVTQVRTPEVDGYSAVQLGFGEIDPRKVNKPEGGHFTKAGVPPRRHLVELRTEDAGDYSVGQELTADVFDGVAKVDVIGTSKGKGTAGVMKRHGFKGLGAAHGTQRKHRSPGSIGGASTPGRVFKGLKMAGRMGAVKTTTLSLVVHKVDTERGLLLIKGAVPGPKGGLLLVRSAVKGGPVGSDKK, translated from the coding sequence ATGGCGAGCACATTTCGCGGTCTCCTCGGCGAGAAGCTGGGGATGACCCAGGTCTTCGACGAGAACAACCGCCTCGTGCCGGTGACCGTCGTCAAGGCGGGCCCGTGTGTGGTGACCCAGGTGCGCACCCCCGAGGTCGACGGCTACTCCGCCGTCCAGCTCGGGTTCGGTGAGATCGACCCGCGCAAGGTGAACAAGCCCGAGGGTGGGCATTTCACCAAGGCGGGCGTTCCGCCGCGGCGGCACCTGGTGGAGCTGCGCACCGAGGACGCCGGCGACTACTCGGTCGGCCAGGAGCTGACCGCCGACGTCTTCGACGGCGTGGCCAAGGTCGACGTCATCGGCACCAGCAAGGGCAAGGGCACCGCCGGTGTCATGAAGCGCCACGGGTTCAAGGGCCTCGGCGCGGCACACGGCACCCAGCGCAAGCACCGGTCGCCCGGTTCCATCGGTGGCGCCTCCACCCCGGGTCGCGTGTTCAAGGGCCTGAAGATGGCCGGCCGCATGGGTGCGGTGAAGACGACCACGCTCTCGCTGGTCGTGCACAAGGTCGACACCGAGCGCGGGCTGCTGCTGATCAAGGGCGCGGTTCCCGGTCCGAAGGGTGGCCTGCTCCTCGTCCGCTCCGCGGTCAAGGGTGGCCCCGTGGGGAGTGACAAGAAGTGA